The DNA window CGCTGATGAGTTCTTGAAAGATTTAGCTTACAAAAAAACCTGCGAAGCCGCTCGTGAGATTCAAACGGCATTTCGGCCAATCGTTGATTTTCTTAAAGGGAAGGTTTGAGCGATGCGTCGAATTACGGACTGCGCGGCGCAGCCGCGACGCGCCCGACCCGCCCCACAGGGCGGGCGCGTTCCGCACCAGCCCTCGGGCCGGGCGCGCCGCTACCGGTGGGGCAGACAGGAGGTTTCATGAAGAGATTGATTGAGAAGGGCCTAATGTTTGGAAATCTGGTCCATATCTCCAGCCCGGCCCTGATCGAACGTTATAACCGTGCGCTTGAGCATCTGAGCGGCAAGGCCACGCAGCTGAATGACTTTCACGTCGATATCTCTGGGTTTTCGCCGGAAGTGGGGGAGGAGCTGGGGGATCCGCTCTACCTTAACCCCAATGGGGTCAATCGGCAGTTCATTCTGCTCACGACCGAGCAGAAGCGGGCGCCGTTGTTGAATGTGAAATTCTCGACCTCGCGGGATATTCTGCGCCAGTTCATCGAGGATAACGAAAGCCAGCTGTTTGCCCTGACGGCCACGGATGCTGTGGCGGGGGAGCTGGTGAACTCGGTCTTCAAGATCCGATCGGCGCGGGATCTGTTTGACCTGAAAAGCGTTGAGGTTGAGGCCGACACCGTGGGTGGGACGCTCAAGACCGCGACGCAGTTGGCGAATATGGTCGAGCGGTTCAAAACCGAGGAAGACGCCTGGTTCGATGATGTGCTGATTGCCGACATGATCGGGGCGGCGAAACAGACCGGCGATGTGACGCGTAACCCGGTGCATCTGAGCCAGGGGACGTTTGAGCAGGGCGCGTTCTGGACGGCGCATTTTGGTGGCATGTATCTGTTCACCGACCTGGACCATCCGGCGGTGATCGTGAGCGGCGAAAAGCCCGACGACGCGCTGCCGATCAAATATGTCTTTGACCTGAGCGACCGGAACCGGATCGCCAAGTTTCTGGATTACAACGATCTGGCCGAACCCATCGTCAAGGCGCGCGGAGTGGATGCGGCGGCGATCCTGCAGCAAAAGATGGATTTCATCACCATCGACACGGCAGCGAACGCTGGTATCGACCTGAGCGAACTGGGGCGGAGCGACATGCGGCGGCTGGCGCGGCGGCATGTGGATGAATTACCGGAAGTGTATCACGGGCTGTCGCAGCTGATGTCCTGGGCCAAGTCCGGGGGCAGCTGGCCGCGCATCAGCTCGGACCATCCGGCGTATTTCTACACCCTGCGCGCGGCTGACACGCCGCACCGCGATCTGGTCAACATGCTGCTGGCGGAACTGTGCCCGTTGGACGTGCGCCAGCTGTTCATCTGCCACAAAGAGCTGTTCTACCGCACCTATGCGCACTGGCCCGAGGTCAAGAAGGCCTTTGTTGCTGATTTCCTGGCGCAGGAGTATCAGGTGGACAAGGCAGGCGCACGCGAGGCACTCTTTGGTCATGAGCCGGACATGAGCGGCGCAGAACCTGAGCGTCGCGACGATCTGATTGATCGGGTCGGTCCGTGGGGCGCAGTCAGGAGACGTTGAGATGATTGCCTTGTTCCGCTTGTTGGTTGTTCTGTTTGTGGTGCAAACGATTGCCTATGTCGGGTTGTCGTTTTATTCACGCGCGGTGCGCAAGCGGAAGCTGGCAGAGCATTGGGAACGCAAAGAGGCGATGAAGGGCGACAAGGATGCCTTTGTCGAACGTGGGCTGAAACGCTATGACCAGTCGTTTCGCCGCAAACTTATCCTTGGGGTCTATATCGTGCCATGGGTCGCGATTGTGGCCTTGATCTATATTCGGAACTTTATGTGAGGGCCTGACAGCATGGGCTATGTGAAATGGGCGATCATCCTGATCTTTTGGGGCTTTGTCGGGGCCACGCTGCATTATGCGCTGCCGCAGCACGACACGGTGCGCATCGTCAACACCTATGAAGAGCGTCAGGAGCTGAACGATTGGACCCGGATGTTCTGGGCCACGCCGGATGATCAATCTGCCACCCTGATCAATCGGGATGTGCAATTCATCCAGGCAGTGCGCGCCAATGGGCGGCCGATCGTCTATCGGAACGAGGATACGGGCTGGGGCTGGCCGTTCTATTTCAAGTTCGACACCGCGAACCTGTATACCGAAGCGGCGGACAAAGTGTCGTCCAAGGACAACCCGGAATGGGTGTCAGTGATGCACTATGGTTGGCGAAATGAGTTTCTGTCCATCTTTCCCAACGCGATTTCAGTCACCCCGGTGGATGGGCCGGATTACAGCCCGATCCCCTGGTTCAACATCATCTTCCTGACCGTTCTGGCGGCGATCCTTTGGGCGATCTACGTGCGCTGGCGCAGGTTCCGCGCTGCAAAGATCGATCCGATGGTCGAAAGCGTCGAGGACAGCCTTTATGCCGCTGGCGATGCCATCGACGAAAAGCGGGGCCGGTTCCGCAGATGGTTGGACAGCTGGAAGGCCTGATACACAAAGCCAAAAGCGCCGCTGAAACTGCGGCGCTTTTTTCTTGCGGGTTAAGTGGTTGAAACGCAGCAGCGCTCACTTATGTTCAAATTCCTGTCATATATGACAGTAATTAGGAGAACGATAATGACCGCTACCAATTTCACCAATTCGACACGTGCTATTTTTGCTGCTGCAGTGGCAGTGGTTGCGTCGGGGCAGGTTGCCCTGGCTGATAAGGTCGAGGACGCAAAGGCGCTGGTGGACAGCTTTTATTCGAACCTGATCGCAGAGAATTACCCTCCGATGATCAACATGTTCATGCCAAACGCCACAGCCCAGTACACGACCAAATATGGTTATGGGCTTCCCGATGACGTGTTCAACTTTACCCGCGAAGAGGTTCAGGCCTATGCGGATATCGAAATTCCCGAGGAGTACCTGGAGTACTTCAAGGACTACAAAGAATTGGATCGCAGCTACAAGATCCTGGGCGCCGAAGAGACCGGCGATACTGTCACGGTTACTGGTCAGGCGGTGCAGAACTATGAAATGAAGGCCTACAAAGGTCAGAACATCCAGACCGACACCTTTGTGATCAACTTCCCAGAAGGTGTCGAGACACCATTGATTGCGGACTACAAGGGTGTGCTGACGTTCAAGTAACGTTGGAAACTTTAGCCGCAGGACCCCTGAATTCTGCGTCTAGTCCGCAAACAAATACTCGGTCTGCGCCAGGCGCAGACCCTGTTCCCAGGAAATCGAAAGAAACTCGGACAGCTTTTCGGCGTTTTCTTCGGGCTGCGCAGACTCTCGTATGCGGCCATAGCGCGCAAAACCAGCGTCGCGGATGCGGTCCCCTTCATAAGCCAGATCGTTGCGGATCGTGGGTAGCAGACGTTCCAACGTAGCCTGCGGAGTCCGCTCGCCCGCAAGGCCGACACGGTGGGCGTGGCCGATCAGGTATTCGTCCGTGAATTTGCATTCGATCTCGAGCATTCGGGTCACTGAGCGGTCCGAGAAGAAGTCATGCATCAGGTCCAGGTTCGAGGGATCCATGCAGATGATCAGACGATCGGTGTCATAGTATTCGAACAGCATGCGCATCAGTGCGCGGCGGTGACGAGTGCGCTTTTCCAGTGTTGCCTGAATGCCGCCCAAGTCGGGCAGCGGCGCGCCCTCCTCGTTGAACAGGTATTCTATGGTGGGCACGTTCATGACATGACGGATCTGATCCAGAAGACGCTTGGCGACGTGCCATTTCTTGGAGACGACAATCATCAACTCACGCTCTCGCCCCAAAGAACTTTCGGTCTCCCAAAACCGCATGCCAAACCGCCGTCCGATGCGGCCACGGCCAGTCAAGAATTTGTAAAGACTGCGCCCTTCGTTCGAGATCTGGAATTCAACGTCATGCGCCGCATACAGCCGCCCTAGTCGGGATTTGAGCTCTTTGGCCTCGGGGCTGATCTTGCGGGCAAACAGGAAATCCTGACTGAGTAGAAGATCATAGTGATCGTTGTAAAAGGTGACGGGCATCCCGTAGTCGGAGAACATCAAGAAGGTCAGCGTGCGGCTGTCGATCTCATCCTCGGGGATCAGGTGACGCACCAGGGTCTGGAAAAACGTCTCGTCCGGGATCCAGGTGGTCGAAAAAAACCGCATCACGTCGCGGCGGGTGCGGGTGAAATCCAGGATCCATTCAACGGTTCGGCGGCGCAGGCACCACCATTGGCTGCCGATCATGATTTGGATGTCGGCGGGGATTTCGCGTGTCCACCCCAACCGCTGTTGCAGGTTGAACATGGCGTAAAAGCGTTTCTTCTGGGTGCGCTCGTTGAACCAGTGGCGGTAGATCAGCCGCTCTTCTTTCCAGCCGGTCTTGATCCAATCGCTTTCGAAATAATCAAAACTTTCGACAAAGTCCTTGTCGTTGTCGTCAAGGAACTGATGCGCGTATTCCGCCGTCTTAATTGCCATGCAGTCGCCCGACAGCATGTAGAAATGCGTGGCGCGCGGAAACTCGTCTACTGCAGCTTCGATCGCATAAAGCGTTGCCTGAACCAGCGACCATTCCCCCCAGCCGCATTTGATGCGCTTGCGGGCAAATGTGACGTTGGGGTTGTCGGCGAGGGCGGTTCTGATCTTGCGAAAATGTTCGGATTTCGCGCTAGCATCAAAGTGGATCGACATATAGTCGCCGGCCGCAGTCAACCGCTCGGCCTGCATGATGATGGCATCCGGATCCTTGTGGCACAGCAAGATGTAGGCAATTTTTGCCATATTGGAAACGATGAACCCTTGTTTCTGCCCTTTGTTTACCCTGTTAAAGATGAAGACCGATTGAATAAACAGGGTTTATTTGGTTTTTTGAGGCAAAGACGCCTGACGCTTAAGCTAGGGCTAAATGGGGTACGGAGGCAAGACAGATGGGTTTTCCAGGCACCTGGATGACGGAAAGTGAAAGTGTTGTGTATCGAGTGGTGCCAAAATGTGCCTGCTCGACCATTGGGCAGATCATGTATTACTCGGATCATGGCGAGTTCTTTGATGGGGACATTCACGACGCCAAAGGCGGCTTGCACAAGTGGGCGCTAGACGAAAGCCAGGGGCCCATCACGCGCAATGTGCAGGCGCACAAGTCTTACGCCTTCACCTGTGTCCGCAACCCCTACACGCGCATCCTGTCGTCTTTCTTTGACAAGATCTGTGGCATTCAGCGCAACGGCAAGCGGTATCGTGGCAATCTGGTGCCGACTCTGATCTACAAATACGGGATCGAGGTCGGAGGTGATGACGGCAAGCAAGAGTTTGACCAGATCAAGAGCTTTCGCCGGTTCCTGCTGTTTGCACGTGACACCATCCGCTGGCGCCGCCCTATGGATCCGGACATTCATTGGTCGGCTATGTCTGGTCATGTCTCAACCTTCATCGCCAATGGCGGGCGCTATGATAACATCGTCTGGACGGAGCAGTTCAACGATGGCATGCAGGACGTTCTGAACCACATCGAAACTCCGGTGAAAATCGACCTGAGCCAGATCCCGCGTTTCAACGAATCCGAAGGTCACGGTCCCAAGCGTGCGCATCCGGTCGAAGATTACTTCGACGATCTGTCGATGCATCTGGTGTACGAGATCTACAAGCGCGATTTCGATCTTTTCAAATACGACTTTGAAAACCCGGCCAACAAGATGCCGATTGATCAGATCGACCTGGACGAAGTGCACGCCAAACTGTCCTGAGGCGGCCTTGCGCCGGGATCAGACCCGGCGCGCCACGAGGTATCGGCTTGGTGGAACTGCCGGGTAGCTGCCGGTTTCGATGATGTCGAATCCGGCTTCTGTCACTTCGCGTTCCAACTCTTCGATCGTCAGGGAACGGACAAAGGGGGCCTTGCCCAGAATCTGCATCAGCGGAATGGCGAGCTTCATGAACCGCAGGCGCAGGGGCAGGCCCTTTGCGTTCAGGCACACGGATTTTGAGATGAACAACCCGCCCGGTTTGACCATCTGATGAATGTGCTTCAGATCCTGGGTCAGGTTGGGCAGCAGGTGTAGTAGGTTCAAGGCCAGCACTGTGTCAAAAGGCGCGCCCGCAAACTGCGGATCCGATACATCCGCTGCAATGAACTCCACATTGGTCACTCCTTGATCGGTGGCCTTGGTTTGGCCGATTTCGGTCATTTTGGGGGATAGATCGCTGGCCACATAGCGGGCCACATTGGGGGCCAGCAGAAGCGCGGTTGAACCGGTACCTGCACCCAGTTCCAGCACCTGGTCATTGGCGCTGAGGTAGGAACGGGTCCGCTCTAGCGTGTATTCATAAGCTTCGACGTCTTTGATGGGGGATTTCGCATAGCGTTCGGCGATGCCATCCCAGAATGCAGTTGCTTGCGCCATGGTGTAATCTCCTTTGAATACTGTTTAACCCATGCGGAAATCATTGGTGAATTGTCCAAATCTGTTCAGCTGTTATACAGAAATGCATGAATTGGCAGGGTGTCTCATTTGATTGGTCCCATGTGCGGGCTTTTCTGGCGACGGCAGAGGAGGGGTCCCTGTCGGCGGCGGCGCGCGTGTTGCGACAAACCCAGCCCACCATCGGGCGTCAGATCGCGGCGTTAGAGCAAGACCTAGGCGTGACCCTTTTCGAGCGTTCCGGTCGATCCGTTGCTCTGACGGACGCCGGGCGCGAGATGCTGGGCCATGCGAAATCGATGCGCGCGGCCGCGATGCACCTGTCGCTGGTGGCCAGTGGGCAGTCCCAGTCCATCGACGGCACCGTACGCATCACCGCGTCCGAAGTGTTCTGCACCCATGTCATGCCAACGGCTCTGCTGCGCCTGCGTGAAGTTGCCCCCAAGCTTGAGGTCGATGTGGTATCGGCCGATGACCTGCGCGATCTGCAAATGCGCGAGGCGGACATCGCGATCCGGCATGTGCGACCCGAACAACCCGAGCTGTTTGCCCGTTTGGTCGCCGAAACGACCGCGCATCTTTACGCAGCGCCCAGTTATCTCGCGGAACGCGGGCGGCCTGTTTCTTTGGCGGACCTGAAGGCGCATGATTTCATTTCGTTCGGAGACATCTCGCGGATGATCGCCTTTTTCGGTGAGCAAGGGGTGGAACTTTCGCAGGACAACTTCCGCATGGGCTCGACCTCGGGCAGTGCGGCCTGGGCGATGGTGGAACAGGGGCTGGGGCTGTCGCTGATGGCCGATCAGGTTGCCCGCCGCTGTCCATCGGTCGAACGTGTGGTGAGCGCGTTGGAGCCGGTACGTTTTCCAATTTGGCTGACAACACATCGAGAGCTTCACACATCGCGCCGCATTCGATTGGTGTTTGATCTGCTGGGGGACTTCCTGTCCAAGGACGCGGCGTAAGTTGGTGATCCCTTGCCTGCCTGCCTTGGGCCGGGTAGGTCGCAGGTCAAACGTTTCTGAGCAGGTTCTATGTCCGATTTCCTTTCCACACTCAGTTGGCCCGATGCTGTTGGCACCCTTGGCACGTTGATCATCGCGTTGGCCTATTTCGCGACCCAGATGAGATATCTGAACTCGGACGATCTGCTGTTCCCCTTGGTGAACCTGCTGGGGGCGCTGTTGCTGATCTATTCGCTCAGCCACAACTTCAACCTGGCCTCGGTTCTGATGGAAGGGTTCTGGATCATCATCAGCATCGTGGGCATTGTTCAGAACCTGCGTGCGCGCCGCTCAGGCTGATTTTCGGTGCAAGACCCGCTTGCACCGGGACGCTTGCGCGCCTAAATCTGGCCCCCATGGCCAAGCAAAAGACAGATCCGAACTATAAAGTGGTTGCCGAGAACCGGCGGGCCCGTTTCGACTATGCCATCGAGAGCGATCTCGAATGCGGCATCATGCTCGAAGGGTCCGAGGTTAAGTCGATGCGCGTCGGCGGAACCAATATTGCCGAAAGCTATGCCACTGTGGATGACGGTGAACTGTGGCTCGTGAACTCCTACGTCGCACCGTATGAGCAGGCCAAGATGTTCAAGCACGAGGAACGCCGCCGTCGCAAACTGCTGGTCTCGCGCAAGGAACTGTCTGACCTGTGGAACGCAACACAGCGCAAGGGGATGACCCTGGTGCCGCTGGTTTTGTATTTCAATCACCGTGGCAAGGCCAAGATCAAGATCGGCATCGCCAAGGGCAAGAAGAACCATGACAAGCGCGAAACCCAGGCCAAGCGAGATTGGTCGCGCCAAAAACAGCGCCTGCTCAAGGATCACGGCTGACATTGATGGGCTGGGGTTTTGCGGGGCGACCGTTCGGCCGCCCCACTTTGGTCAGTAGGTGCGCTTGACGTCCGAATAAGCCCCACGCAGCTGCAGGGTAATCGTGAGCGGCGCGCTTGTCCGGTTGCGGAAGAACCAGCCGTGGTTGCCTGTGAACGCTGCGGTGATTGTACCGGTCTCGCTCGAAAGGCCGCGACCTTTCTTGTACGAGATCGACTGACCGCTGCCGTCGCCGTGCAGATCATAGTTCACGACAGCGTCCGAGGTGTACCAGCGGAACTCGGCCTCTGCCTCCTTGTCCATAACCAGCTTCCATTCCGCACCTTGTCCGGGCGTCAGTTCAAAGCTGATTTCGTCTTTCCAGGTCTCGGCCTGCTGTGCATAGGCGGCCGAAAAGAACAGGTCCAGAATGCTGGATTGCTCTTCCCCGGCGGCTTGACGGTCTTGCTCCGCCTCTTCTGCCAATTGCGTCTTGATCTCGCCCATTTCGGTCAGGCCCAGAACACGGCCAATGCGGGTGGGGTCGATGCCGTATTCAGAAGGCAGGACGATGGTGATCAGGATCGCCACAGCGGCAACAGCCGCGATGATGGTCGACTTGAGCAATTGTGCGCTGCTGGGCAGCTCTTCGAGGTTCGGTTTTTCTGCGTTGTACATTGGATATCTCGATGTTCGAATTATGAGGACAGGACAAGACCGGTGAGCTGATAGCCCATCAGGACAAAACCAGCGGTCATCATCACAACATTTGCGGTATAGGCATGGCGCCAGAAGCTGGTGCTGCGACGCCAGTAGCCCATGACGATCAGGATCAAGGACAGGGCCAGAATCTGACCGATCTCGACGCCGACGTTAAAGGCAAGAAGGTTTGGCAACAGGCCGTCCTGCGCAATTTCGTAGTCCAGGATCTTGGTCGCCAGTCCCAAGCCGTGGAAAAAGCCAAAGATCAGCGTCGCCACCTTGGTGTTGGGCTGGAACCCGAACCAGCGCTGATAGGCACCCAGGTTGTCGAGCGCCTTGTAGACAACCGACAGGCCGATGATGGCGTCAATCAGATAGGCGTTGACGTTCCAGCCAAACCAGACGCCCAACAGCATGGTTGTGGAATGGCCGACAGCGAACAAGCTGACATAGATGGCGACGTGCTGCATCCGGTAAAGGAAGAACACGACACCGAACAGAAACAGGATGTGGTCGTATCCCGTCACCATGTGTTTGGCGCCCAGATAGGCAAAGGGGATCAGCTTGACGCCCCAGATTTCCTGAATGTAACCGGCATCGCCGGGGGTCACGTTATGTGCAGCGGCCACACTGGCACTGAACCACAGTGCGAGAAGGCCCAACAGGGTTGCGAAAACGGGCGTGCGCCGTCCAACCCCGCTGCGGGGTACAGAAGTCATGAGTATATGCTCCGATAGAGTTTGTTTGCGTGTGTTTCGTTTAAGGAAACGTCAAACTCTCGGAGGTCGCTCCAGCCCGTGCTGCATATCCCAGACCATCAGCGAAACTATTGTCCAAGCGTCTTTGGTGAGGGGTGGAAGGGGAGACGGATCCTCGCTCGGAACCGTGAGGCCGGGGTTGTGGTCGTGATCGGTTACGTCGTGGCTGTGTCCGTGGTCGGACCAGGCGACATCCACCACCGGATCATGGCTGTGGCCGTGATCGTTGATCTGGGCAGCGCCCTCAAGGTCGATCTGCGGCAGGTGGTTCGTTACCCCGGTCAGACCCTGCAGCAGAATGCCCGCCGTCAGAACGACAGCAAACAGCATTTGCAACATGTAGGTGAGTCTGCTCATGACCGGGTGCTCGATTGATTTAGGTGTGCA is part of the Falsiruegeria litorea R37 genome and encodes:
- a CDS encoding DUF6638 family protein, which encodes MKRLIEKGLMFGNLVHISSPALIERYNRALEHLSGKATQLNDFHVDISGFSPEVGEELGDPLYLNPNGVNRQFILLTTEQKRAPLLNVKFSTSRDILRQFIEDNESQLFALTATDAVAGELVNSVFKIRSARDLFDLKSVEVEADTVGGTLKTATQLANMVERFKTEEDAWFDDVLIADMIGAAKQTGDVTRNPVHLSQGTFEQGAFWTAHFGGMYLFTDLDHPAVIVSGEKPDDALPIKYVFDLSDRNRIAKFLDYNDLAEPIVKARGVDAAAILQQKMDFITIDTAANAGIDLSELGRSDMRRLARRHVDELPEVYHGLSQLMSWAKSGGSWPRISSDHPAYFYTLRAADTPHRDLVNMLLAELCPLDVRQLFICHKELFYRTYAHWPEVKKAFVADFLAQEYQVDKAGAREALFGHEPDMSGAEPERRDDLIDRVGPWGAVRRR
- a CDS encoding DUF1523 family protein; protein product: MGYVKWAIILIFWGFVGATLHYALPQHDTVRIVNTYEERQELNDWTRMFWATPDDQSATLINRDVQFIQAVRANGRPIVYRNEDTGWGWPFYFKFDTANLYTEAADKVSSKDNPEWVSVMHYGWRNEFLSIFPNAISVTPVDGPDYSPIPWFNIIFLTVLAAILWAIYVRWRRFRAAKIDPMVESVEDSLYAAGDAIDEKRGRFRRWLDSWKA
- a CDS encoding DUF5928 domain-containing protein, which encodes MAKIAYILLCHKDPDAIIMQAERLTAAGDYMSIHFDASAKSEHFRKIRTALADNPNVTFARKRIKCGWGEWSLVQATLYAIEAAVDEFPRATHFYMLSGDCMAIKTAEYAHQFLDDNDKDFVESFDYFESDWIKTGWKEERLIYRHWFNERTQKKRFYAMFNLQQRLGWTREIPADIQIMIGSQWWCLRRRTVEWILDFTRTRRDVMRFFSTTWIPDETFFQTLVRHLIPEDEIDSRTLTFLMFSDYGMPVTFYNDHYDLLLSQDFLFARKISPEAKELKSRLGRLYAAHDVEFQISNEGRSLYKFLTGRGRIGRRFGMRFWETESSLGRERELMIVVSKKWHVAKRLLDQIRHVMNVPTIEYLFNEEGAPLPDLGGIQATLEKRTRHRRALMRMLFEYYDTDRLIICMDPSNLDLMHDFFSDRSVTRMLEIECKFTDEYLIGHAHRVGLAGERTPQATLERLLPTIRNDLAYEGDRIRDAGFARYGRIRESAQPEENAEKLSEFLSISWEQGLRLAQTEYLFAD
- a CDS encoding sulfotransferase family protein, with product MGFPGTWMTESESVVYRVVPKCACSTIGQIMYYSDHGEFFDGDIHDAKGGLHKWALDESQGPITRNVQAHKSYAFTCVRNPYTRILSSFFDKICGIQRNGKRYRGNLVPTLIYKYGIEVGGDDGKQEFDQIKSFRRFLLFARDTIRWRRPMDPDIHWSAMSGHVSTFIANGGRYDNIVWTEQFNDGMQDVLNHIETPVKIDLSQIPRFNESEGHGPKRAHPVEDYFDDLSMHLVYEIYKRDFDLFKYDFENPANKMPIDQIDLDEVHAKLS
- a CDS encoding class I SAM-dependent methyltransferase — encoded protein: MAQATAFWDGIAERYAKSPIKDVEAYEYTLERTRSYLSANDQVLELGAGTGSTALLLAPNVARYVASDLSPKMTEIGQTKATDQGVTNVEFIAADVSDPQFAGAPFDTVLALNLLHLLPNLTQDLKHIHQMVKPGGLFISKSVCLNAKGLPLRLRFMKLAIPLMQILGKAPFVRSLTIEELEREVTEAGFDIIETGSYPAVPPSRYLVARRV
- a CDS encoding LysR family transcriptional regulator, with protein sequence MNWQGVSFDWSHVRAFLATAEEGSLSAAARVLRQTQPTIGRQIAALEQDLGVTLFERSGRSVALTDAGREMLGHAKSMRAAAMHLSLVASGQSQSIDGTVRITASEVFCTHVMPTALLRLREVAPKLEVDVVSADDLRDLQMREADIAIRHVRPEQPELFARLVAETTAHLYAAPSYLAERGRPVSLADLKAHDFISFGDISRMIAFFGEQGVELSQDNFRMGSTSGSAAWAMVEQGLGLSLMADQVARRCPSVERVVSALEPVRFPIWLTTHRELHTSRRIRLVFDLLGDFLSKDAA
- a CDS encoding CBU_0592 family membrane protein; translation: MSDFLSTLSWPDAVGTLGTLIIALAYFATQMRYLNSDDLLFPLVNLLGALLLIYSLSHNFNLASVLMEGFWIIISIVGIVQNLRARRSG
- the smpB gene encoding SsrA-binding protein SmpB, with the translated sequence MAKQKTDPNYKVVAENRRARFDYAIESDLECGIMLEGSEVKSMRVGGTNIAESYATVDDGELWLVNSYVAPYEQAKMFKHEERRRRKLLVSRKELSDLWNATQRKGMTLVPLVLYFNHRGKAKIKIGIAKGKKNHDKRETQAKRDWSRQKQRLLKDHG
- a CDS encoding transmembrane anchor protein, which translates into the protein MYNAEKPNLEELPSSAQLLKSTIIAAVAAVAILITIVLPSEYGIDPTRIGRVLGLTEMGEIKTQLAEEAEQDRQAAGEEQSSILDLFFSAAYAQQAETWKDEISFELTPGQGAEWKLVMDKEAEAEFRWYTSDAVVNYDLHGDGSGQSISYKKGRGLSSETGTITAAFTGNHGWFFRNRTSAPLTITLQLRGAYSDVKRTY
- a CDS encoding HupE/UreJ family protein, which gives rise to MTSVPRSGVGRRTPVFATLLGLLALWFSASVAAAHNVTPGDAGYIQEIWGVKLIPFAYLGAKHMVTGYDHILFLFGVVFFLYRMQHVAIYVSLFAVGHSTTMLLGVWFGWNVNAYLIDAIIGLSVVYKALDNLGAYQRWFGFQPNTKVATLIFGFFHGLGLATKILDYEIAQDGLLPNLLAFNVGVEIGQILALSLILIVMGYWRRSTSFWRHAYTANVVMMTAGFVLMGYQLTGLVLSS